In Anaerolineales bacterium, the sequence GAGAACCACGGCCAGATCCCGGAAGGCGTCGAAGCCATCACCTACAAAGTCGAGGGCATTGGCGAAGATTTCCTGCCTTCCACCAGCGACCTCTCCCAACTGGACGCGATCGTGCGCGTCAACGACAAAGAATCTTTCACCTGGGCGCGGCGCCTGGTGGCGGAAGAAGGCATCTTTGCCGGCGGCTCCGCCGGCTCGGCGCTGGCCGGCGCCATGCGCTACTGCGCCGGGCTGGAAGCAGGCAGCCTGGCTGTGGTGCTGCTTCCAGACTCCGGCTCGCGCTACCTCTCCAAGTTCTTCGATGACAAGTGGATGCGCGAGAACGGCTTCCTCGAATCCGAGTGGAGCGAAGCCTCTCTGCGCGAAGCCCTGGCCGCCAAGAATATTTCGCAGCTCATCGCCGCTTCAGCACAGGACACCATCAGCGCAGTCGTCGCCCAGATGAAAGAATACGGCATTTCGCAGCTGCCCGTGCTCAACGCCGAAGAAGATGTAGCCGGCCTGGTGCGTGAGGGCGACCTGCTGACCTTCCTGCTGGATGGCAAGAACGAGCGCCCCGGCGAGCAGCCCATCGAAAGCCTGCTGCAGCCCGCTCCGCCCAGCCTCTCGGCCGAGATGGTCCTGGGCGATGCAATGAGCGAACTGCTGACGCATGGCGCCATCCTGGTCACTGACGGCGGCAAGCCGATCGGCATTCTGACCAAGATCGACGTGCTGGACTTCATCCAGCGCTAGGGGACGCGCCATGGCGCACAACCTGCCCCAACTGCAAATCCTGCCCACCGCATCGCTCACGCCACACGAGTGGCATGACGACCAGCGCGCCAAGCCGCTGGTGGATCGCTTACGCGCCAGCGGCGTGCTGCGCAATCCGCCCATCGTCACGCCCCTGGCCGACGGCTCGGGACGTTACATGGTGCTGGACGGCGCCAACCGCAGCACGGCCTTCCGCCAAATGGGCTTGCCGCACATCCTGGCCCAGGTGGTCGCCCCGAATGATCCAGGCCTGGACCTGCACACGTGGAACCATGTCCTCTGGGGTTGGGATGCCGCCGAATTTTTGAAAACGCTGGCCGGCATCGAAGACACCCGCATGCAGGAGATAGACCCCACCGTGCGCCGCCCGCAGTCGCGCTGGCCGATAAAAACGCTGGTGTGGGTGCAGACGCCAGACGGCAAAGCGCACATCGTGCGCAGCCAGCCGGACGACCTAGCCGGGCGCTCACGCCGCCTGGTGGAAGTAGCCCGGGCCTACATGGGCAAAGCCACCCTGGACCGCACTACGGCCCAGCAGGTCTCGCAGCTGGGCGACAAATACGCAGAGCTGACCGCCATCGTGGTCTACCCACCCTATACACCGGGAGAAGTTTTGGAACTGTGCGCCGCCGGCATTCTGCTGCCGCCGGGCATCACGCGCTTTACGATCTCGCCGCGCGGCCTGCGCGTCAACTACCCGCTGGACGAGCTCTCCGCTGACCGGCCGATCGAGGCCAAGAACGCTGCTTTGGAGCGCTGGATCAGCGAGCGGATTGCACGCAAAGGTGTGCGCTATTACGCCGAGCCCACCGTGCTCTATGACGAGTAATCAGCGCTTAGCGAGGCGGTTATTTATCCTTCTTTTTTGAGCTGCTGGGCAATCATTAAATTGTAGCCATCCAAATCACTGGCATTGAAGGCTCGTTCACCCCAATCACGGGTTTCGATTTCTTTGGTGATCAGCGCACCGCTGTCTTGGGCCGCTTTGTAGATTGCGTCGATGTTCAAGCCCTCGCCCAGGTTGATATAGATCTGCACACCGGTGCCGCGCTTGGACATATCCGCAGGGCGACAAAGCCCTCCGTGATACCCAGCAGTATCTCGGCATCTCCCAGCTTTACGCCAGCAAATTCGACTTGACCTTTGTCGGTAGGCGGCATTTGCCAGGCCAGTTCAACCCTTAATGTTTGTGTGTAATACTTAATCGCCGCCGCGACGTCTTCGCAGGCAAGAATAGGTGAGAGTGGCACCGATCCCCTTTATCCCGGCGTGCCACCCAGGGTTTTGTCGTCGCGTAAACGCCGCTTGGTATCTTCTTCTTCCAGGGCGCTCCAGTCGGTATTCTTGCCGCCCAGGAATGCTTTAAGAAAAATGTGGATCGATTCGACGCGGTCCGTGTATTGCTCCAAATCTTCGCGCTCGATCACGATCCGGGCCGCTTCACGCAGCGTGGCCCCAGTCGATTCCTCTTTGAATTCCTTGATGACCTTGTCAAGAAAATCGGTGAACTCCGCCGAGCTGGTCTCCAAACCGCCGATGGCGTGGCCCATGCCTTCAGAAGCGGCATCCATCGCGTCCTGGCTTTTGTCCTTCTTCTCGTTTTCGGGCATCACAACCTCCTAGGGTTAGCTCAGCGCCTGCTCCAGATCCGTAATCAAGTCATCCACATGCTCTAGGCCGACAGACAGGCGCACCAGGCTGGGGCTGACCTCCAGCGGAGAACCGGCAGTGGACAGGTGAGTCATCGCCGCCGGCACTTCGATCAGCGATTCGACACCGCCCAGCGACTCAGCCAATGTGAAAATGCGCGTGCGCTCCACCATCTTGCGGGCGGCGGCTTCACCGCCTGCTATCTCAAACGAAACCATGCCGCCGCCATTACGCATCTGGCGGCGCGCCAGCGCTTGCTGTGGGTGAGAGCTGTGGAAGGGATAGTACAACTGGCTGACCTTGGGATGGTCGGCCAAAAAGGCCGCCACGGCTTGCGCATTGGCCGCATGGCGGTCCATGCGCAAGTGCAGCGTCTTCAGGCCGCGCAGGATCAGGAAACAGTCCATCGGCCCGGGTACAGCGCCGGCCGCGTTCTGCAAGAATGCCAGGCGTTCCGCCA encodes:
- a CDS encoding cystathionine beta-synthase, which gives rise to MTPQGLPESKELRVYDSIMGAIGNTPLVRLSKLAKQLPVPLYAKVEFINPGGSVKDRIGVTIIDSAEQQGLLKPGGTVVEATSGNTGVGLAIVCAIRGYKSVFVMPDKMSQEKIQLLRAFGAKVVITPTAVAPEDPRSYYRVAERLAKETPNAILANQYHNPDNPRSHYETTGPEIWEQTGGKVTDVIIGMGTGGTYSGVGKYLKEQNPKVRIVGVDVEGSILKEIWENHGQIPEGVEAITYKVEGIGEDFLPSTSDLSQLDAIVRVNDKESFTWARRLVAEEGIFAGGSAGSALAGAMRYCAGLEAGSLAVVLLPDSGSRYLSKFFDDKWMRENGFLESEWSEASLREALAAKNISQLIAASAQDTISAVVAQMKEYGISQLPVLNAEEDVAGLVREGDLLTFLLDGKNERPGEQPIESLLQPAPPSLSAEMVLGDAMSELLTHGAILVTDGGKPIGILTKIDVLDFIQR